The Musa acuminata AAA Group cultivar baxijiao chromosome BXJ1-3, Cavendish_Baxijiao_AAA, whole genome shotgun sequence genome window below encodes:
- the LOC135636801 gene encoding probable membrane-associated kinase regulator 1: MRSRMERTRDGDGPWGSGGSAAPALSSFPSPSPSSSSSSDFEFTVSLSPSSRRSCAQLCPADELFYKGQLLPLHLSPRISMVRTLLASASASASSSSTDTTATASRDSNGSSSSSSFSAADLILPEFDSSRPSSITEDEIRRFSTAKRPGGSKYLSSLATRFSVFLHRGSKKLDPSSVPNSNVPAPPLPPPPLPTKRANSLSSSSAKEVIRKYVKKVKPIYEKLTALQHRNNQQPLQQQRKKTFSFSIRKDRVLAGSGKKNVLGYDRNHASRKGMNCSSSSSFSGNLLAHPTRKKPWAASCPSSMRSSPSHSGLLYIGGSGFHEPPPALSLSASSMEELQSAIQGAIAHCKSSMIQANEKKAPFLSSNEEEFAGS; encoded by the coding sequence ATGCGTTCGCGGATGGAGAGGACAAGAGACGGGGATGGGCCGTGGGGGAGCGGCGGCAGTGCCGCGCCTGCGCTCTCCTCCTTCCCGTCCCCATCCCcgtcctcgtcttcttcttccgaCTTCGAGTTCACCGTCTCCCTATCCCCTTCCTCCAGGCGATCCTGCGCCCAGCTGTGCCCCGCCGACGAGCTCTTCTACAAGGGCCAGCTCCTCCCCCTCCACCTCTCCCCCCGGATCTCCATGGTCCGCACCCTcctcgcctccgcctccgcctccgcttcctcctcctccaccgacaCCACAGCCACCGCCTCCCGCGACTCCAACGGcagttcctcctcttcctccttctctgCCGCCGACCTCATCCTCCCGGAATTCGACTCTTCCCGCCCCAGCTCCATCACGGAGGATGAGATCCGCCGGTTCTCCACCGCCAAACGCCCTGGGGGCTCCAAATACCTCTCCTCCTTGGCCACCCGCTTCTCCGTCTTCCTCCACCGCGGTAGCAAGAAACTAGACCCATCCTCCGTTCCCAACAGTAACGTTCCCGCCcctcctctgcctcctcctcctcttcccaccAAACGAGCAAACTCATTGTCATCGTCGTCGGCAAAGGAGGTGATCAGGAAGTACGTTAAGAAGGTAAAGCCGATCTACGAGAAACTCACGGCGTTACAGCACAGAAACAACCAGCAGCCCCTGCAGCAGCAACGGAAGAAGACGTTCTCGTTCTCGATCAGGAAGGATAGAGTACTCGCCGGATCAGGCAAAAAGAATGTATTGGGGTACGACCGCAACCATGCCAGCAGAAAGGGCATGAACTGCTCCAGCTCTTCGTCCTTCTCCGGGAACCTGCTTGCACACCCCACCAGGAAGAAGCCGTGGGCTGCGAGCTGTCCATCCTCCATGAGGTCGTCACCCAGCCACTCGGGCTTGCTCTACATTGGTGGGAGCGGGTTTCATGAGCCTCCCCCTGCCCTTTCGTTGTCGGCTTCGTCAATGGAGGAGCTGCAAAGCGCCATACAAGGCGCCATTGCCCACTGCAAGAGTTCAATGATCCAAGCAAATGAGAAGAAGGCACCATTTCTGTCAAGCAACGAGGAGGAGTTCGCTGGATCTTGA
- the LOC103975008 gene encoding LOW QUALITY PROTEIN: cytochrome P450 709B1 (The sequence of the model RefSeq protein was modified relative to this genomic sequence to represent the inferred CDS: deleted 1 base in 1 codon): MEGVEVSDMEAICDHRSFQEARGRGPAYRFWSGSLGEIRSISKAAMEKTLDMKSHDISTRVQPFYRKWTSEYGEPFLFWFGPEPRICVSHPELIKQVLANKFGFYPKIDPPPNVTSLLGKGLVLVEGTEWVRHRRVVSPAFHMDKLKILTKTMAECAKAMLEGWEAEDQQKEIEVSAQFQELAVDVISQATFGSSFTEGKEVFLAQQELQKIVVASNLNLSIPGAEYIPSRSNLYKWKLEKRLRSKLVSIIQARLDSKERCGYGNDLLGLMLEACHKPEGQILSRDDIVDECKTFFFAGQDTTAQFVTWTMFLLSTNQNWQEKLREEVQRECGMQTPDADMLSKLKLVTMVLLETLRLYGPIDVLRRKAGKDMTLGKINIPKDTEIVMPITLTHRNKEIWGPEADEFNPLRFEHGVTKAATHPTALLAFAVGPRACIGQNFAMLEAKTVITMILQRFSFSLSSEYKHAPRRSITVQPQYGLPIVLKPLRAGT; encoded by the exons ATGGAAGGGGTTGAAGTATCTGACATGGAGGCCATATGTGATCACAGAAGCTTTCAGGAAGCAAGGGGT AGAGGCCCTGCTTACAGGTTCTGGTCGGGATCACTCGGGGAGATCAGAAGCATAAGCAAAGCCGCCATGGAGAAGACCTTGGACATGAAGTCACATGATATCTCCACGAGAGTTCAGCCTTTTTACCGCAAGTGGACGTCGGAATACG GCGAACCATTCTTGTTTTGGTTTGGACCAGAGCCAAGGATTTGCGTCAGCCACCCGGAGCTAATTAAGCAAGTTCTTGCGAACAAGTTCGGGTTCTACCCCAAGATCGATCCGCCTCCCAACGTGACGTCCCTCCTGGGCAAGGGGTTGGTCCTTGTAGAAGGCACGGAATGGGTGAGGCATCGAAGGGTCGTCAGCCCTGCTTTCCACATGGACAAGCTCAAG ATACTCACAAAGACAATGGCAGAATGCGCTAAGGCAATGTTAGAAGGTTGGGAAGCAGAGGATCAGCAGAAGGAAATAGAGGTGTCTGCACAATTTCAAGAACTGGCAGTAGATGTGATCTCTCAAGCCACTTTCGGAAGCAGCTTCACGGAAGGGAAAGAAGTCTTCCTAGCACAGCAAGAACTCCAGAAGATCGTGGTAGCCAGTAATCTTAATTTAAGTATCCCAGGAGCCGA ATACATCCCTAGCAGGAGTAACCTGTACAAATGGAAGCTGGAGAAGAGACTGAGGAGTAAACTCGTTAGTATCATTCAGGCTCGATTGGATTCCAAGGAACGCTGTGGCTACGGAAATGATCTGCTTGGCTTGATGTTAGAAGCTTGTCACAAGCCAGAGGGGCAGATCCTGAGCAGGGACGACATTGTAGACGAGTGCAAGACGTTTTTCTTCGCAGGACAGGACACCACCGCCCAGTTCGTGACATGGACTATGTTCTTGCTGAGCACAAACCAGAACTGGCAGGAGAAGCTCCGGGAGGAGGTGCAGCGAGAGTGTGGGATGCAAACCCCAGATGCAGATATGCTCAGCAAGCTGAAACTA GTCACCATGGTTCTCCTGGAAACCTTGAGGCTCTACGGCCCAATCGACGTGCTAAGGAGAAAGGCCGGTAAAGATATGACCTTGGGGAAGATCAACATCCCCAAAGACACCGAGATAGTGATGCCGATCACGCTGACTCATAGGAACAAGGAGATATGGGGACCTGAGGCTGATGAGTTCAACCCACTCAGATTCGAGCACGGGGTCACCAAAGCTGCCACACACCCCACTGCGCTGCTCGCGTTCGCGGTCGGGCCGCGGGCTTGCATCGGCCAAAACTTCGCCATGTTGGAAGCCAAGACTGTGATCACAATGATACTGCAGAGGTTCTCCTTTTCTCTTTCGTCCGAGTACAAGCACGCTCCTCGACGCTCGATCACTGTACAACCTCAGTACGGCCTTCCTATCGTTCTCAAGCCGCTGCGAGCCGGAACCTGA
- the LOC135636797 gene encoding agamous-like MADS-box protein AGL80 — translation MARKKVNLAWIANDSTRRATFKKRRKGLMKKVSELSTLCDVKACMIVYGPQEPHPEVWPSVPEATRVLARFKSMPEMEQCKKMMNQEGFLRQRVAKLQEQLRKQARENRELEVALLVHEGLAGRSLDDVSIEDATSLAWMVEMKAKVVHDRIERVRKEHVAAALRTAETTVATREKTPVEAAMEALQRQDWFMEVMNPNDHNVMFGGGDETIPSYIDHSSPWLDPYYPLN, via the coding sequence ATGGCCAGGAAGAAGGTAAACCTTGCATGGATCGCCAATGACTCCACGAGGAGGGCGACCttcaagaagaggaggaaggggtTGATGAAGAAGGTGAGCGAGCTGTCGACTCTGTGCGACGTGAAGGCGTGCATGATCGTGTACGGGCCGCAGGAGCCGCACCCGGAGGTGTGGCCGTCGGTGCCGGAGGCCACCCGGGTGCTCGCGCGCTTCAAGAGCATGCCGGAGATGGAGCAGTGCAAGAAGATGATGAACCAGGAGGGGTTCCTCCGACAGCGCGTGGCCAAGCTGCAGGAGCAGCTCCGCAAGCAGGCGCGCGAGAACCGTGAGCTGGAGGTGGCGCTGCTCGTGCACGAGGGCCTGGCGGGGCGGAGCCTCGACGACGTGAGCATCGAGGACGCCACGAGCCTGGCGTGGATGGTGGAGATGAAGGCGAAGGTGGTGCACGATCGGATCGAGCGCGTGAGGAAGGAGCACGTGGCCGCCGCGCTGCGAACGGCGGAGACAACCGTGGCCACGAGGGAGAAGACGCCCGTGGAGGCGGCGATGGAGGCGCTCCAGCGGCAGGACTGGTTCATGGAGGTGATGAACCCCAACGATCACAACGTGATGTTTGGTGGAGGGGATGAAACGATTCCATCCTACATCGACCACAGCAGCCCATGGCTCGATCCTTACTACCCTTTGAACTGA